One region of Oryza sativa Japonica Group chromosome 5, ASM3414082v1 genomic DNA includes:
- the LOC107277485 gene encoding uncharacterized protein produces MGNTPAAAADLRFCLLEEGRPPPVAAACNPTPPWLLAIRVSRVDFLSFFFLAGFDRSLMWLLPQWFCIIAAVAMVAVFAAEIFPWCESKGDVALCAIALAGALLMGPILGLAMTACAADDDEAAARIPSRYTRSEENMGRAAIMAVALLGLYVIYLAAVRGGDSGRFLDAACYVMMGLGLIVGHSVTWIEGCFLRRD; encoded by the exons ATGGGGAatactccggcggcggcggccgatctCCGGTTCTGCTTGCTCGAGGAAGGCCGGCCGCCTCCGGTCGCAGCCGCGTGCAACCCGACGCCCCCATGGCTCCTCGCGATTAGGGTAAGCCGTGTTGATttcctcagttttttttttctcgccggATTCGATCGTAGTCTGATGTGGCTTCTCCCGCAATGGTTCTgcatcatcgccgccgtcgcgatGGTGGCCGTGTTCGCCGCCGAGATCTTCCCCTGGTGCGAGAGCAAGGGCGATGTGGCCCTGTGCGCCATCGCCCTGGCCGGCGCGCTGCTCATGGGGCCGATCCTGGGGTTGGCGATGACGGCgtgcgccgccgacgacgacgaggccgccgcGCGCATCCCGTCCCGGTACACCAGGAGCGAGGAGAACATGGGGCGAGCCGCCATCATGGCCGTGGCGCTGCTGGGGCTCTACGTCATCTacctcgccgccgtgcgcggcggcgacagcggcaggTTCCTGGACGCGGCTTGCTACGTCATGATGGGTCTCGGGCTGATCGTTGGTCACTCCGTTACGTGGATCGAG GGATGCTTTCTGCGCCGTGATTAG